The following nucleotide sequence is from Salinispirillum sp. LH 10-3-1.
GTGGCCTGTGTCGGGTTCTCTAATTGGTAGCGGGAGCAGGATTTGAACCTACGACCTTCATGCGGTTATAAGAGCTGAGCCCGACGCAGGCTTATTATCTGCGGCGTTAACGCGATGTTCGCGCAGAGGGCTGCGCTCCTACACACCGGCCCGTAGGAGGCCAGCCCTCTGGCCGAATAACAACCAAAAATCGTAAACAACAAAAAAACCGACACAGTGGCCTGTGTCGGGCTCTCTAATTGGTAGCGGGAGCAGGATTTGAACCTACGACCTTCATGCGGTTATAAGAGCTGAGCCCGACGCGGGCGTATTATCTGCGGTGTTAACGCGATGTTCGCGCAGAGGGCTGCGCTCCTACACACCGGCCCGTAGGAGGCCAGCCCTCTGGCCGAATAACAACCAAAAATCGTAAGCAACAAAAAACCCGACACAGTGGCCTGTGTCGGGTTCTCTAATTGGTAGCGGGAGCAGGATTTGAACCTACGACCTTCGGGTTATGAGCCCGACGAGCTACCAGACTGCTCCATCCCGCATCAAACTGGTTGTTGAGTCTCTTTTAAGAGGTTGGCGTGTCACTGTCTGGGTGACTCGCCTCAACGTGGAGCGCATCTTACTTACGGCTTAAGGTCTTGTCAATAAGCTATTGAATTTATTTGAAAAAATAATTCATACTGGCCTGTTTTACGCGCTCGTGCAGCGCATCATAGTCGACCGAATCACAGCACACAGGGACGACCAGCCAGTCCACCAACGCCTGCTCAACCGTCGCCCGGTTACTGTGCTGCCCCAGACCTTCCGCCAAGCGCGCCACCTGCACTTCCATGCGTAATGTGCGGTCTGCATCAGGGCTTGCGGTATCGGTCAGAATTTCCACCAACACACACTGCTGATGCAGCTTACGCACACACTCTTCAGGCGTACCATCCGCAGGACGCGCGCCAGCAGCAAAACGCTGCATGGTCATTTGAAAACGATCATCCACGCGGGCGGCTAGCGAAGGCAAGGCAGTGCCATCCTCCCAGACCGACTGCACTTGCGCCCGCAGGTCGTTGTCAAACTCCCCACGGCACATTGCGGCCTCTAATCCAGCAAGAATTCTTAAACGGTCAAACAATGCTTGCCAACTTTGCTCTTGCTGGCGCTGCTGACGCTGCCCTTTGGCATTACGCAAGGCGTCTACGGCCTTTGCAAAACGCGCTCGGGTCTCGTTCAAGCGGGCTTTCGGCAAGGGAGAATAGGTTTTGAACTCAGCCTCCCACGCAGGCAACTGCTGCAATGCAGCAGTCAGGGCATCGCCTTCCAGTTCTGCCGCTTTCTCCAAGCGTACAATGAGTGCCAAAGCGTCTTTGAGGTGCTGGTCCAGCTTACCCTTAAACTCTTGGCTCAGGGTGTCTCGCCGGTCAAATATTTCATCGCAGATGGTCCGAAATGCCTGCCAAAGGCGTTGATCGTCCTGTCGATGGGTACGCCCGGCTTGTTTCCACTGTTGCTGCAACGCCTTGAGTTTGTCCGTCGCTACGCGCAAGTTTTCCTCGTCGCGCAAGGCTTCGGCGGCAGCGATGATGCGCTCTCGGTCTTCTTTGTTGCGCGTAAACTCTTCGTTCAGTTTTTGCCGAATACGCTCCACCACCTGATGGTAAACCTTCTCCGTGCGTCGGTGCTCTTGCGGTTTTACCGGACTGTAATGTCGCCAGTCGCGTGCTGCCAGACGTAAAACTTTCTCGACCTCAGCCCAATCGGGGTTATGCCAGTCGTTGTTGTCGAAATACAGGTTCAGCTGCCCAATAAGTTCGCGCCGCTTATCGGCATTCAAGTCCATCAGGGCATCTTGCTCAGCAAAATAGTCCTTACAAGGAGCAAAGGCTTGCTCTGCCAGCGCATGAAACTCCTCCCACAGATTTTGATGCTGGTCGCCGCCGCCCTTTGATAACTCACGCCATGCTTTCTGCAAGGCTTGTACGGCATCCGACTTATCCTGTGGGTGCATACTACGCTCGGTCAGCGCTCGCATGTGTTCGATCAGCTCTTGTTTCTTAGGCAGTACCGCAAAGGCCTGCCAGTCGCCAAGCTGCTCGACCTCCTGGTGGTATTCTGCCGCCTCCTGGTGCAGGTGGTCGTGGCCTACCGGCACCGCCTGCAAAGCCTCTTCAATGGTGTGCCAGATACCCCGAGCTTGCCGCAAGTGACCACCGCGTACAGCACCGCGTCCGCGCCGAATCAGTCCACGGACTTTGCGCACCACGGCCAGTTCGGCGTCCTTATGCTCGGCTTGCAGAGCGGCAACGTGGCCCAGTTTGGCCGCCACTTGGTCAATAATTTCCGGCCATTCACCCGGTTCGCGCTTTTGCTGCTGCAAGGGCTGCAACAAGGCACGCAACGCTTTCAAGGCGGTTGCATCATCATCTTCGGCGGCGGCGAGGGCTGCGCTTAGACCGCCCCAATACTCTGTAATGTCGTGCAGTTGCAGCAATGACTGCTCAACCAACTGACTGGTCTTCTGCATATCGGCGTTCATGGCTGGCGCCACATTCAAGTGCGCCACGGCGTCACGGTGCGCTTGTCGTTGTTCCTCAAGCCATTGTTGACTGGCCGACCAATCGTCC
It contains:
- a CDS encoding DUF349 domain-containing protein, which encodes MSATNDRAALEDLLQHENTQLQVAALHQLADLQVTQRLLQEGTSPELAVAAKGLIRDALSHHSVQPEELTLLPTAMRYSLLLDCDLARAEQWLQTQSDEVCLDLALNAVRAQERLSAANALREESSLQALQRAAKGSDNVLYKLAKGRLQALREQRQGAEARAEQIAHILATLEKLVNSPYDPLLEGRLQNQVQQFHELLPTTDELNQLVPLEAAVRARIAAEQQIDHMQAAEQVANDVATSEAHRVVAETTNDMRRQLANYLEDGRLLPDDWSASQQWLEEQRQAHRDAVAHLNVAPAMNADMQKTSQLVEQSLLQLHDITEYWGGLSAALAAAEDDDATALKALRALLQPLQQQKREPGEWPEIIDQVAAKLGHVAALQAEHKDAELAVVRKVRGLIRRGRGAVRGGHLRQARGIWHTIEEALQAVPVGHDHLHQEAAEYHQEVEQLGDWQAFAVLPKKQELIEHMRALTERSMHPQDKSDAVQALQKAWRELSKGGGDQHQNLWEEFHALAEQAFAPCKDYFAEQDALMDLNADKRRELIGQLNLYFDNNDWHNPDWAEVEKVLRLAARDWRHYSPVKPQEHRRTEKVYHQVVERIRQKLNEEFTRNKEDRERIIAAAEALRDEENLRVATDKLKALQQQWKQAGRTHRQDDQRLWQAFRTICDEIFDRRDTLSQEFKGKLDQHLKDALALIVRLEKAAELEGDALTAALQQLPAWEAEFKTYSPLPKARLNETRARFAKAVDALRNAKGQRQQRQQEQSWQALFDRLRILAGLEAAMCRGEFDNDLRAQVQSVWEDGTALPSLAARVDDRFQMTMQRFAAGARPADGTPEECVRKLHQQCVLVEILTDTASPDADRTLRMEVQVARLAEGLGQHSNRATVEQALVDWLVVPVCCDSVDYDALHERVKQASMNYFFK